Proteins encoded within one genomic window of Catharus ustulatus isolate bCatUst1 chromosome 10, bCatUst1.pri.v2, whole genome shotgun sequence:
- the NEU2 gene encoding sialidase-2 isoform X3: MKSPCVLVLLQGTMAAFPVLEQETLFRNGSWSYRIPALLYLPRFSMILAFAEEREDLVDEHAKLIAMRRGVYDPATQHVQWKRMETLVSAQLEGYRSMNPCPVYDEVSGKLILFFIAVPGKVSEQHQLRTKINLVRLCYVTSMDQGRTWSTAQDVTDRTIRNEYKNWATFAVGPGHGLQLLNEARSLVIPAYAYRILDPKKHPTPHAFCFISSDHGTTWEKGNFVGEESVVECQVAEVHTCGRKVLYCNARSNRGARIQAVSYNHGLDFKEGQRVEMLVEPPSGCHGSVTAFPPPSDATCQDSWLLYAHPTDPRGRKDLGIYLNKSPLNPAHWTKPSILFKGLCAYSDLQYMGVGPDGSPLFSCLFEYGTHRQCEEIIFVMFTLKQAFPSEH, encoded by the exons CACAATGGCTGCGTTCCCTGTCTTGGAGCAAGAAACGTTATTCCGGAATGGGAGCTGGAGCTATcgaatcccagccctgctgtacCTGCCGCGGTTCAGCATGATCCTGGCCTTTGCTGAGGAGCGAGAGGACCTGGTGGATGAGCATGCCAAGCTCATAGCCATGCGCAGAGGCGTGTATGACCCAGCCACACAGCACGTTCAG TGGAAAAGGATGGAGACTCTTGTCAGTGCACAGCTGGAAGGCTACCGATCTATGAACCCCTGCCCAGTATATGATGAGGTCTCAGGGAAACTCATCTTGTTCTTCATAGCTGTCCCAGGAAAGGTCTCTGAGCAGCATCAGCTGAGGACAAAGATCAACCTGGTACGTCTCTGCTATGTCACTAGCATGGACCAAGGACGcacctggagcactgcccaGGATGTCACCGACAGGACCATTAGGAATGAGTACAAGAACTGGGCCACGTTTGCAGTGGGGCCGGGTCATGGTTTACAATTGCTCAATGAGGCCCGGAGCCTTGTGATTCCTGCCTATGCCTATCGTATCTTGGATCCCAAGAAACACCCCACCCCTCACGCCTTCTGTTTCATCAGCTCTGACCATGGGACAACCTGGGAGAAGGGGAACTTCGTGGGGGAGGAGAGCGTGGTGGAGTGCCAGGTAGCAGAGGTGCATACCTGTGGCAGAAAGGTCCTTTACTGCAATGCAAGGAGCAACAGAGGAGCCAGGATCCAGGCTGTCAGCTACAACCACGGGCTGGACTTCAAGGAAGGTCAGCGGGTTGAAATGCTAGTAGAACCTCCCTCTGGATGCCATGGAAGTGTTACTGCCTTTCCACCTCCCTCAGATGCCACATGTCAAGATAGTTGGTTACTCTATGCTCATCCTACAGACCCAAGGGGCCGAAAAGATTTAGGAATTTACCTCAACAAAAGTCCTTTAAATCCAGCACACTGGACAAAACCCAGCATACTCTTCAAGGGCCTGTGTGCTTATTCAGATCTGCAGTACATGGGTGTTGGGCCCGATGGCTCACCTTTGTTCTCCTGCCTCTTTGAATATGGGACCCACAGACAATGTGAAGAGATTATTTTTGTCATGTTCACTTTGAAGCAAGCCTTTCCCTCAGAACACTGA
- the NEU2 gene encoding sialidase-2 isoform X2 has translation MKNSPSPSSQWEFHTKKGHKMSTMAAFPVLEQETLFRNGSWSYRIPALLYLPRFSMILAFAEEREDLVDEHAKLIAMRRGVYDPATQHVQWKRMETLVSAQLEGYRSMNPCPVYDEVSGKLILFFIAVPGKVSEQHQLRTKINLVRLCYVTSMDQGRTWSTAQDVTDRTIRNEYKNWATFAVGPGHGLQLLNEARSLVIPAYAYRILDPKKHPTPHAFCFISSDHGTTWEKGNFVGEESVVECQVAEVHTCGRKVLYCNARSNRGARIQAVSYNHGLDFKEGQRVEMLVEPPSGCHGSVTAFPPPSDATCQDSWLLYAHPTDPRGRKDLGIYLNKSPLNPAHWTKPSILFKGLCAYSDLQYMGVGPDGSPLFSCLFEYGTHRQCEEIIFVMFTLKQAFPSEH, from the exons CACAATGGCTGCGTTCCCTGTCTTGGAGCAAGAAACGTTATTCCGGAATGGGAGCTGGAGCTATcgaatcccagccctgctgtacCTGCCGCGGTTCAGCATGATCCTGGCCTTTGCTGAGGAGCGAGAGGACCTGGTGGATGAGCATGCCAAGCTCATAGCCATGCGCAGAGGCGTGTATGACCCAGCCACACAGCACGTTCAG TGGAAAAGGATGGAGACTCTTGTCAGTGCACAGCTGGAAGGCTACCGATCTATGAACCCCTGCCCAGTATATGATGAGGTCTCAGGGAAACTCATCTTGTTCTTCATAGCTGTCCCAGGAAAGGTCTCTGAGCAGCATCAGCTGAGGACAAAGATCAACCTGGTACGTCTCTGCTATGTCACTAGCATGGACCAAGGACGcacctggagcactgcccaGGATGTCACCGACAGGACCATTAGGAATGAGTACAAGAACTGGGCCACGTTTGCAGTGGGGCCGGGTCATGGTTTACAATTGCTCAATGAGGCCCGGAGCCTTGTGATTCCTGCCTATGCCTATCGTATCTTGGATCCCAAGAAACACCCCACCCCTCACGCCTTCTGTTTCATCAGCTCTGACCATGGGACAACCTGGGAGAAGGGGAACTTCGTGGGGGAGGAGAGCGTGGTGGAGTGCCAGGTAGCAGAGGTGCATACCTGTGGCAGAAAGGTCCTTTACTGCAATGCAAGGAGCAACAGAGGAGCCAGGATCCAGGCTGTCAGCTACAACCACGGGCTGGACTTCAAGGAAGGTCAGCGGGTTGAAATGCTAGTAGAACCTCCCTCTGGATGCCATGGAAGTGTTACTGCCTTTCCACCTCCCTCAGATGCCACATGTCAAGATAGTTGGTTACTCTATGCTCATCCTACAGACCCAAGGGGCCGAAAAGATTTAGGAATTTACCTCAACAAAAGTCCTTTAAATCCAGCACACTGGACAAAACCCAGCATACTCTTCAAGGGCCTGTGTGCTTATTCAGATCTGCAGTACATGGGTGTTGGGCCCGATGGCTCACCTTTGTTCTCCTGCCTCTTTGAATATGGGACCCACAGACAATGTGAAGAGATTATTTTTGTCATGTTCACTTTGAAGCAAGCCTTTCCCTCAGAACACTGA
- the NEU2 gene encoding sialidase-2 isoform X4 yields MAAFPVLEQETLFRNGSWSYRIPALLYLPRFSMILAFAEEREDLVDEHAKLIAMRRGVYDPATQHVQWKRMETLVSAQLEGYRSMNPCPVYDEVSGKLILFFIAVPGKVSEQHQLRTKINLVRLCYVTSMDQGRTWSTAQDVTDRTIRNEYKNWATFAVGPGHGLQLLNEARSLVIPAYAYRILDPKKHPTPHAFCFISSDHGTTWEKGNFVGEESVVECQVAEVHTCGRKVLYCNARSNRGARIQAVSYNHGLDFKEGQRVEMLVEPPSGCHGSVTAFPPPSDATCQDSWLLYAHPTDPRGRKDLGIYLNKSPLNPAHWTKPSILFKGLCAYSDLQYMGVGPDGSPLFSCLFEYGTHRQCEEIIFVMFTLKQAFPSEH; encoded by the exons ATGGCTGCGTTCCCTGTCTTGGAGCAAGAAACGTTATTCCGGAATGGGAGCTGGAGCTATcgaatcccagccctgctgtacCTGCCGCGGTTCAGCATGATCCTGGCCTTTGCTGAGGAGCGAGAGGACCTGGTGGATGAGCATGCCAAGCTCATAGCCATGCGCAGAGGCGTGTATGACCCAGCCACACAGCACGTTCAG TGGAAAAGGATGGAGACTCTTGTCAGTGCACAGCTGGAAGGCTACCGATCTATGAACCCCTGCCCAGTATATGATGAGGTCTCAGGGAAACTCATCTTGTTCTTCATAGCTGTCCCAGGAAAGGTCTCTGAGCAGCATCAGCTGAGGACAAAGATCAACCTGGTACGTCTCTGCTATGTCACTAGCATGGACCAAGGACGcacctggagcactgcccaGGATGTCACCGACAGGACCATTAGGAATGAGTACAAGAACTGGGCCACGTTTGCAGTGGGGCCGGGTCATGGTTTACAATTGCTCAATGAGGCCCGGAGCCTTGTGATTCCTGCCTATGCCTATCGTATCTTGGATCCCAAGAAACACCCCACCCCTCACGCCTTCTGTTTCATCAGCTCTGACCATGGGACAACCTGGGAGAAGGGGAACTTCGTGGGGGAGGAGAGCGTGGTGGAGTGCCAGGTAGCAGAGGTGCATACCTGTGGCAGAAAGGTCCTTTACTGCAATGCAAGGAGCAACAGAGGAGCCAGGATCCAGGCTGTCAGCTACAACCACGGGCTGGACTTCAAGGAAGGTCAGCGGGTTGAAATGCTAGTAGAACCTCCCTCTGGATGCCATGGAAGTGTTACTGCCTTTCCACCTCCCTCAGATGCCACATGTCAAGATAGTTGGTTACTCTATGCTCATCCTACAGACCCAAGGGGCCGAAAAGATTTAGGAATTTACCTCAACAAAAGTCCTTTAAATCCAGCACACTGGACAAAACCCAGCATACTCTTCAAGGGCCTGTGTGCTTATTCAGATCTGCAGTACATGGGTGTTGGGCCCGATGGCTCACCTTTGTTCTCCTGCCTCTTTGAATATGGGACCCACAGACAATGTGAAGAGATTATTTTTGTCATGTTCACTTTGAAGCAAGCCTTTCCCTCAGAACACTGA